The proteins below come from a single Gimesia alba genomic window:
- a CDS encoding PAS domain S-box protein: protein MTHSSNSNTPSSALWASDARLQAIIDSALDAVITMDLDGCVIDWNRRAEEVFGWTREEAVGKPVAELIMPQQYIAQHLDGLRLFKSTGKGRVIDQKLELTALRRDGQEFPIELMVTQLEWNEQIIFNAFVRDVSERKEAEQLIAREKLETALLQQASYSSSTHDALEDALRICVTNLGEISGWPVGHAFIRNQAGTQLVSSRIWYLAENTNFSELQAVSEQVKLAPGEDIPGQVWQTGKAVWITDIEQDETIVRRRNKSRLGVRAAFAFPIKVDEEVIAVVEFFNTKLVSPDQNLLSLARGVKNKIRQMMERMQWQEERTRLAAIVDNSGDAIIGKAPDGTITSWNNGAEITYGWKADEVIGETISIILPPGMAREESEILEAMKTGRRLEQFQTRRMRKDGTIIDVSITVSPIRGQDMQIIGSSIIERDITARRRREEELRKARDEAEQASRAQGEFLANVSHELRTPMNAILGMLELTLQENLTPVKRDYLETAKDSAEQLLLLVNDILDFSRLEAGRFELEPTVFNLRDLLDDVVKTLSLRGYEKGLELVCHIKKEVPKRVVGDPVRLRQILTNLAGNAIKFTEQGEVVVALKLIESSEVTQDILPGENVSLEFSVSDTGIGIAAEDQERIFSPFAQADASTTRQYSGTGLGLAICHELIGLMEGEMQLESELGRGSKFSFVIELPVAEADEAVVIRDKATVDELRDLPVLVVDDNYTNRFILEEMLSNWSMSPTPVPSAQHAIEQLSEASQEQKTFPLVIVDALMPETDGFMLLEQAKEEGLLDSATILMLSSADHQVFSERCHDLDISAFLEKPVSQSDLLDAIMTALKGPQLERESVSQINEASQSFKVLIAEDTPANQKVITAILNKRGHHCVIANNGREAVECLRNESFDIVLMDVQMPTMDGLQATAMIREQEEESGDHIPIIAMTAYAMRGDRDKCIAAGMDNYISKPIDAKKLLRLLERYAKEAQRKRTDSEETKQQPPVPRTQVDSGKQQSVIDMQAALQRTGDDVEILNDMVNYFFEDSSNLMQEALECADKGDAEETTRAAHSLKGLCANFNAYSATEAARVVEDIGLSGDLNHVSESLATLQQELTILTEALHQWQAENK, encoded by the coding sequence ATGACACACTCCTCAAATTCTAATACCCCGAGTTCTGCGTTATGGGCTTCTGATGCACGTCTACAGGCAATCATTGATTCTGCATTGGATGCAGTCATCACCATGGATCTGGATGGCTGCGTGATTGACTGGAATCGGCGCGCTGAAGAAGTCTTTGGGTGGACACGTGAAGAAGCAGTGGGAAAACCGGTTGCAGAACTGATTATGCCTCAGCAGTATATTGCGCAACATTTGGATGGTCTTCGTCTATTCAAGTCCACAGGTAAAGGACGTGTGATTGATCAGAAACTGGAACTAACAGCACTGCGCAGAGATGGTCAAGAATTTCCAATTGAATTAATGGTGACGCAACTCGAATGGAATGAGCAAATCATTTTTAATGCTTTTGTGCGGGATGTATCGGAGAGGAAAGAGGCCGAACAACTCATTGCACGTGAGAAACTGGAAACAGCCTTACTCCAGCAGGCGAGTTATTCTTCATCAACGCATGATGCGTTGGAAGACGCCTTGCGAATCTGTGTTACCAATCTGGGAGAGATTTCGGGCTGGCCTGTAGGACATGCCTTTATTCGAAATCAGGCAGGGACTCAGTTGGTCTCTTCACGTATCTGGTACCTGGCAGAGAATACAAATTTTAGTGAGCTGCAAGCTGTTTCAGAACAAGTGAAACTGGCTCCAGGCGAGGATATTCCAGGACAGGTCTGGCAGACTGGAAAAGCAGTCTGGATTACAGATATTGAACAGGACGAAACCATCGTTCGTAGACGTAATAAGTCTCGTCTTGGAGTCAGAGCTGCTTTTGCATTTCCGATTAAAGTAGACGAAGAAGTGATTGCAGTCGTCGAGTTTTTCAATACAAAACTGGTTTCGCCCGATCAGAATCTGTTGTCTTTAGCGCGCGGGGTGAAAAATAAAATCAGGCAGATGATGGAACGTATGCAATGGCAGGAAGAACGGACGCGTCTGGCTGCCATTGTTGATAATTCAGGAGATGCGATCATCGGCAAAGCGCCTGATGGGACCATCACTTCCTGGAATAACGGGGCTGAAATCACATATGGCTGGAAAGCTGATGAAGTCATCGGCGAAACGATTTCGATTATTCTGCCCCCTGGGATGGCGCGTGAAGAATCTGAGATTCTCGAAGCCATGAAAACGGGGCGACGACTGGAGCAGTTCCAGACCCGGCGCATGCGGAAAGATGGAACCATTATTGATGTTTCCATTACCGTTTCACCGATTCGAGGTCAGGACATGCAGATTATCGGCTCGTCAATAATCGAACGTGATATTACTGCTCGACGTCGTCGGGAAGAAGAACTACGGAAAGCCCGTGATGAGGCAGAACAGGCAAGCCGTGCCCAAGGCGAGTTTCTTGCAAACGTAAGTCATGAACTCCGCACGCCCATGAATGCAATACTGGGGATGTTGGAGCTCACATTACAGGAGAATTTGACGCCCGTAAAACGCGATTATCTCGAAACAGCAAAAGATTCTGCAGAACAACTTCTGTTGCTCGTGAATGACATTCTAGACTTTTCACGCCTCGAAGCAGGTCGTTTTGAACTGGAACCGACTGTATTTAACCTGCGCGATTTACTGGACGATGTTGTTAAAACGCTTTCTTTGAGGGGGTACGAGAAAGGTTTAGAGCTCGTATGTCATATCAAAAAAGAAGTTCCGAAACGCGTTGTTGGTGACCCAGTCAGGCTGCGTCAGATTTTGACGAATCTGGCAGGCAACGCTATTAAATTTACAGAGCAGGGGGAAGTCGTTGTTGCCCTCAAGCTGATTGAGTCGTCTGAGGTCACTCAGGATATTTTACCCGGCGAAAATGTCTCTCTGGAATTCAGTGTGTCAGACACAGGTATCGGGATCGCAGCCGAGGATCAGGAACGGATCTTTTCCCCTTTTGCCCAGGCCGATGCTTCCACGACACGACAGTATTCGGGTACAGGCTTGGGTCTGGCGATTTGTCATGAACTGATCGGGTTGATGGAGGGGGAAATGCAGCTGGAGAGCGAATTGGGAAGGGGCAGCAAGTTTTCATTCGTCATAGAATTACCTGTTGCAGAAGCCGATGAAGCAGTCGTGATCCGTGATAAAGCGACCGTCGATGAATTGCGAGACCTGCCTGTACTCGTCGTGGATGATAATTATACGAATCGATTCATCCTGGAAGAAATGTTGAGCAACTGGTCAATGTCTCCGACACCAGTGCCATCAGCCCAACATGCGATAGAGCAACTCTCTGAAGCGAGTCAGGAACAAAAAACATTCCCACTTGTGATTGTCGATGCGTTAATGCCGGAGACCGATGGGTTTATGTTGCTGGAGCAGGCGAAAGAAGAAGGCCTGTTGGATTCTGCAACGATTCTCATGTTGTCGTCTGCAGATCACCAGGTTTTTAGCGAACGTTGCCATGACCTGGATATTTCAGCATTTTTGGAAAAGCCTGTCTCTCAATCCGATTTACTTGATGCAATCATGACGGCTCTCAAGGGGCCTCAACTTGAACGGGAAAGCGTCAGTCAAATTAATGAAGCCAGTCAGTCATTTAAGGTCCTGATTGCCGAAGATACACCAGCCAATCAAAAGGTAATCACGGCAATCTTAAATAAAAGAGGACATCACTGTGTGATTGCCAATAACGGGCGTGAAGCCGTCGAGTGTCTACGCAATGAATCGTTCGACATTGTGTTGATGGACGTCCAGATGCCAACCATGGATGGTTTACAGGCAACGGCAATGATTCGTGAACAGGAAGAAGAGTCAGGTGACCATATTCCGATTATTGCGATGACAGCTTACGCCATGCGTGGCGATCGCGATAAATGTATCGCAGCGGGGATGGATAACTACATTTCTAAACCCATTGATGCCAAAAAATTGCTGCGTCTGTTAGAACGATATGCCAAGGAAGCCCAGCGAAAACGGACGGACTCAGAGGAAACGAAGCAACAACCCCCTGTACCCAGAACGCAAGTCGATTCTGGAAAACAACAATCCGTGATTGACATGCAAGCAGCGCTGCAACGTACGGGGGATGACGTTGAAATTCTGAATGATATGGTGAATTACTTTTTTGAAGATTCTTCGAATCTGATGCAGGAAGCACTTGAATGTGCGGACAAAGGAGATGCGGAAGAGACTACCCGTGCAGCCCACAGTTTAAAAGGGCTTTGCGCGAACTTTAATGCATACTCGGCAACTGAAGCGGCAAGAGTGGTGGAAGACATCGGTCTTTCCGGCGATTTGAATCACGTTTCGGAATCGCTGGCGACTCTTCAGCAAGAGCTCACCATCCTGACCGAAGCACTCCACCAGTGGCAAGCCGAAAATAAATGA
- a CDS encoding DUF1549 and DUF1553 domain-containing protein, with translation MKFKSILLMIAAYLVILSGGAPSLSYAGQLTGYIPNQAQVIELSDPDARQQLLVTLEEKPGTVRDVTREVTYQVQPKGIVQVSKTGYVTPLANGTATISAQFASATPLNIPVRVSSFEKRRPVSFYNDVIPQLTRGGCNSGACHGTPSGKNNFHLSLLGFEPVNDFEYITKESVGRRINPGAPELSLLLRKATGDLPHGGGSRFKKDGAEVKLISRWIQEGMQYNPETEPTVERIEIFPQVRVLPVHATQQLVVTAFFSDGTTRDITRMAEYKPNQPKMSEVDHHGVVQLKDLTGTTSVMVRFQEHVAVFMTTIPLGKPTPNLPSPENFIDEHIFAKLAVLGLPPSPLCDDSTFLRRVTLDITGRIPTLEQTQDFLADQRPDKRARKIDELLDSPGYADLFASKWAGILRNKAGGNLEQIARETFGFHSWIRTSLSTNKPYNEFVTELITARGKPGTNPAVSWYRAVKDPKDQMADIAQVFLGVRIQCAQCHHHPYEKWSQDDFYGFQAFFTTLGRKEVYKLPEDDIVYHKRIVAVAKNPNTNQELKPTPLDGDALEIPAQRDPRIDLANWVCAPENPFFAKILVNRYWKHFLGRGLVEPEDDIRVTNPATHPELLDQLAESFVKSNYDLKEVCRTICNSRTYQLSSFPNEYNRDDDQNYARYYPRRLSAEIMLDAMNDAAGAKNNFNHQPVGVRAVALPDDSANVESFFLRVFGRPQMDTACECERTANADLAQSLHLINSDTMQKILTASDGRALQLARDKKKDDRTHITELYQHTLSRQPTQNELETGLAHLAKKRNQSKADPQKLSLEQAEREAYEDIIWVVINTKEFLFNH, from the coding sequence ATGAAATTCAAATCCATACTTCTGATGATCGCTGCCTACCTGGTAATTCTGTCTGGAGGGGCTCCTTCCCTGTCTTATGCAGGCCAACTTACAGGGTATATTCCGAATCAGGCACAAGTGATTGAGTTAAGTGATCCGGACGCCCGGCAACAGTTACTGGTCACCCTGGAAGAAAAACCGGGGACTGTTCGTGATGTCACACGAGAAGTGACCTACCAGGTTCAACCAAAGGGGATTGTCCAAGTCAGCAAAACGGGCTACGTCACCCCTCTTGCCAATGGTACAGCGACGATCTCTGCACAGTTCGCTTCAGCAACACCGCTCAACATCCCTGTGCGTGTCTCATCGTTTGAAAAGCGCCGTCCCGTTAGTTTTTACAATGACGTCATTCCACAATTGACTCGCGGCGGCTGTAACAGCGGCGCCTGTCATGGAACTCCCTCCGGAAAAAATAATTTCCATCTTTCGCTGCTCGGTTTTGAACCAGTGAATGACTTTGAATATATCACGAAAGAATCTGTGGGACGCCGCATCAATCCGGGAGCGCCCGAATTGAGTTTATTGCTGAGAAAAGCAACCGGTGATCTCCCACATGGCGGAGGCAGTCGATTCAAAAAAGATGGTGCAGAAGTCAAACTGATCAGCCGTTGGATTCAAGAAGGAATGCAGTACAATCCGGAAACGGAACCGACGGTGGAACGGATCGAAATCTTTCCCCAGGTTCGCGTTCTTCCAGTCCATGCAACGCAACAGCTTGTCGTAACCGCTTTTTTCTCTGATGGTACAACGCGGGACATTACCCGCATGGCAGAGTACAAACCGAACCAACCCAAAATGTCCGAAGTGGATCACCACGGCGTGGTCCAGCTCAAAGATCTCACCGGAACGACATCGGTGATGGTTCGCTTTCAAGAACATGTTGCCGTTTTTATGACAACAATCCCGTTAGGCAAGCCGACCCCAAACCTGCCATCACCTGAAAACTTTATCGACGAACATATTTTCGCAAAACTGGCCGTGTTAGGTTTACCCCCTTCCCCCTTATGCGATGATTCCACATTTCTGCGACGAGTGACTTTAGACATCACCGGCAGAATTCCGACGCTAGAACAAACTCAGGATTTTCTGGCAGATCAGAGGCCTGATAAACGGGCGCGAAAAATTGACGAATTACTCGACAGTCCCGGCTATGCCGATCTGTTTGCTTCTAAATGGGCAGGCATTCTGCGAAATAAGGCAGGAGGCAATCTGGAGCAGATTGCTCGAGAAACTTTCGGCTTTCATTCCTGGATTCGTACCAGCCTTTCAACCAATAAACCGTACAACGAATTTGTCACGGAATTAATCACTGCACGAGGAAAACCGGGCACTAACCCGGCGGTTTCCTGGTACCGTGCTGTCAAAGACCCTAAAGATCAAATGGCCGACATTGCACAAGTTTTTCTGGGAGTTCGAATTCAGTGTGCTCAGTGTCATCACCACCCCTATGAAAAGTGGAGCCAGGATGATTTCTACGGGTTTCAGGCATTCTTCACCACATTAGGACGCAAAGAAGTTTACAAGCTGCCGGAAGATGACATCGTCTACCATAAGCGTATCGTAGCGGTTGCCAAAAACCCGAACACCAACCAGGAACTCAAACCGACGCCCCTTGATGGAGACGCATTAGAGATCCCGGCTCAACGGGACCCGCGCATTGATCTGGCCAACTGGGTCTGTGCACCGGAGAATCCGTTTTTCGCCAAAATCCTGGTGAATCGCTACTGGAAGCACTTTTTAGGTAGAGGGCTTGTTGAACCGGAAGATGATATTCGCGTTACGAATCCCGCGACACACCCGGAGTTGCTGGACCAGCTGGCGGAATCCTTTGTCAAATCGAATTATGATTTGAAAGAGGTCTGCCGTACGATCTGCAACAGCCGGACTTACCAGCTCAGTTCGTTCCCGAATGAATATAACAGGGATGATGATCAAAACTACGCACGCTATTACCCGCGTCGCCTCTCTGCTGAAATCATGCTGGATGCGATGAATGATGCTGCGGGAGCAAAGAATAATTTCAATCACCAACCGGTGGGAGTGCGGGCGGTCGCATTGCCGGATGACTCGGCGAATGTCGAATCGTTCTTTCTGCGTGTCTTTGGACGCCCCCAAATGGATACCGCCTGCGAGTGCGAACGGACTGCCAATGCTGACCTGGCTCAGAGTCTGCATCTGATCAACTCCGATACGATGCAGAAAATTTTGACAGCATCCGATGGACGTGCCCTTCAACTGGCACGCGACAAAAAGAAGGATGACCGCACTCACATCACTGAACTGTATCAACACACGTTATCACGGCAACCGACTCAAAACGAGCTTGAGACGGGGCTGGCGCATCTGGCCAAGAAGCGAAACCAGTCAAAAGCCGACCCTCAGAAATTATCACTGGAGCAGGCTGAGAGAGAAGCCTACGAAGATATCATCTGGGTGGTCATCAATACCAAAGAGTTTTTATTCAATCATTAA
- a CDS encoding TrkA C-terminal domain-containing protein, which translates to MLAIVSLVVIIVISMIVVRVATIALTLTGLSTPLARFQARSAFTSTGFTTTETEKVMRHPVRRRIIMILMVFGNAGFVTAISSLILSFMGAESNEGLWLRIGVLAFCLSLLWMIAYSEWVDRRISKIIQRALQRWSDLEIRDYAGLLHLTGDYIVVELNVKAGDWLANTRLNHLKLADEGVLVLGIEKPDASYIGAPRGDTQLEVDDTVLLYGKASVLKNLDERRTGAAGNWEHHKAVDDQKRNEQNQAKPV; encoded by the coding sequence ATGTTAGCAATTGTATCGCTTGTTGTAATTATCGTCATTTCCATGATCGTGGTGCGCGTGGCGACTATCGCACTGACTTTGACGGGACTCTCAACCCCGCTGGCGCGCTTCCAGGCACGGTCGGCATTTACCAGCACGGGTTTTACGACAACCGAAACCGAAAAAGTCATGCGGCACCCAGTCCGTCGTCGAATCATTATGATCCTCATGGTATTTGGGAACGCCGGGTTCGTGACAGCAATCTCGTCACTGATTCTATCTTTCATGGGAGCTGAGTCGAATGAAGGGTTGTGGCTGCGTATCGGAGTTCTTGCCTTCTGTTTATCATTACTCTGGATGATCGCTTACAGTGAATGGGTCGACCGACGCATTTCAAAAATCATACAGCGCGCACTGCAGCGTTGGAGTGACCTGGAAATACGTGACTACGCTGGATTACTGCATCTAACTGGTGATTACATCGTGGTTGAATTGAATGTTAAAGCAGGTGACTGGCTGGCAAACACTCGATTGAACCATTTGAAACTGGCCGACGAAGGTGTGCTGGTACTTGGGATAGAAAAGCCGGATGCCTCCTACATTGGAGCACCCCGCGGGGATACTCAACTGGAAGTCGATGATACGGTTCTGCTTTATGGAAAAGCCAGTGTTTTGAAAAACCTGGATGAACGAAGAACCGGTGCAGCCGGGAACTGGGAGCATCACAAAGCCGTGGATGATCAAAAACGAAATGAGCAGAACCAGGCAAAGCCGGTTTGA
- a CDS encoding outer membrane protein assembly factor BamB family protein, producing the protein MTFSSRLNESENWQKFRHGVHFLSRLVLLILVVAVELQAEEQNPFLPDGVQEEGWPAVRGVHFDAHSSEIHLADSWPEEGPPVLWVKDLGQGYSAFVAQGNRVYTQAQTLQGQSVYCLDARTGKTIWQYRYNWPYELAGVYPGPRATPTLAKGRLLFAGPSGLIGCLDADTGRLHWSRNVVEDFQGKGGTGFGYSCSPTVVDELVILPVGGPGASLVALNLSDGSTVWASGDQPASYNPAMPLVRNGRQLVLGYLENAIVIHDLKSGELLLEHELSQGYDEHSAWPIYREPYLWVAAPFKSGSQLFELPEEWGLQRSLKNIWRSRTLSNDVLSSVLVGDQLYGFDIFDQQSKTQRPSRGKFRCIEFMTGTELWEQGSGRPERSNNDTSDELGQAGIIVADGKLILCNERGDLILLRANPNQCEILARCSVLTGELTWTPPILHRGCVFVRNQSRAACIYVGEPALLPQNQSTLSLAEIPQEQYYDWAGHILTVEPEYAFDIPSPAWLVNWFYWCMGLLLASLIIATGPAYCVAPARRMKTWIIGYRFLAFSSGALGTTFISDWTQEFVFTWPLCLFIALEPVLASVQFRNLKKTSFWRDRLPLICFLFVFVLYFLLCRRLSLVFEWAFLAGPIGALPIGWWEWRINRKSAGKLLAFVTLKLVTFACFYGSGVIVLVLKY; encoded by the coding sequence GTGACATTCTCATCACGATTAAATGAATCGGAGAACTGGCAAAAATTCCGCCACGGAGTCCATTTTCTGTCACGACTCGTATTATTGATTTTGGTGGTCGCCGTTGAATTGCAGGCAGAAGAGCAAAACCCGTTTTTACCAGACGGGGTACAGGAAGAGGGGTGGCCTGCAGTACGCGGAGTCCATTTTGATGCGCATTCTTCCGAAATTCATCTGGCAGACAGCTGGCCGGAGGAAGGGCCTCCTGTTCTATGGGTGAAAGATTTAGGGCAAGGATATTCGGCGTTTGTTGCACAAGGAAATCGGGTTTATACCCAGGCCCAGACATTACAAGGTCAATCTGTGTATTGCCTGGATGCGCGCACCGGGAAAACAATCTGGCAGTACCGCTATAACTGGCCTTACGAACTGGCTGGTGTTTATCCGGGACCACGCGCGACGCCCACGCTGGCTAAAGGACGTTTGCTGTTTGCAGGACCGAGTGGACTGATTGGGTGTCTGGATGCGGACACGGGGCGATTGCATTGGTCACGCAATGTCGTAGAAGATTTTCAAGGCAAGGGGGGGACCGGCTTTGGTTACTCTTGCTCTCCGACCGTTGTGGATGAACTGGTAATCCTGCCTGTGGGAGGTCCGGGAGCGAGTCTGGTTGCCTTGAATTTATCCGATGGCTCGACCGTCTGGGCGTCTGGCGATCAACCTGCCAGTTATAACCCTGCCATGCCGCTCGTTCGAAACGGACGGCAACTGGTCCTCGGTTACCTGGAAAATGCGATCGTGATCCATGATTTGAAATCCGGGGAACTGCTGCTGGAACACGAATTATCACAAGGCTATGACGAACATTCTGCCTGGCCGATTTATCGAGAGCCGTACTTGTGGGTGGCTGCTCCGTTCAAATCCGGTTCGCAATTGTTTGAGTTGCCTGAAGAATGGGGGCTGCAGCGTTCCCTGAAAAACATCTGGCGATCCCGCACCTTATCCAATGACGTCCTTTCCAGCGTACTGGTTGGTGATCAACTCTATGGTTTTGATATCTTTGATCAACAGTCGAAAACACAACGGCCCTCACGTGGGAAATTTCGTTGCATCGAATTTATGACTGGCACGGAATTATGGGAACAGGGTTCGGGGCGACCCGAGCGATCCAATAATGATACGTCAGACGAATTAGGCCAGGCGGGGATTATTGTTGCGGATGGTAAGCTGATCCTGTGCAATGAACGCGGCGATTTGATTTTGTTGCGAGCGAATCCGAATCAGTGCGAGATTCTGGCTCGTTGTTCTGTCTTGACGGGAGAATTGACCTGGACTCCCCCTATTCTACACCGTGGTTGTGTTTTTGTTCGCAATCAATCCCGGGCGGCTTGTATCTACGTAGGGGAACCTGCATTGTTGCCTCAAAACCAGTCCACACTCAGCCTGGCCGAGATTCCCCAAGAGCAATACTACGACTGGGCGGGGCATATTCTCACAGTAGAGCCGGAGTATGCGTTTGATATCCCATCACCAGCCTGGCTAGTAAACTGGTTCTACTGGTGTATGGGACTGCTATTGGCCAGTCTTATTATCGCTACGGGTCCTGCTTATTGTGTCGCTCCTGCGCGTCGGATGAAGACGTGGATCATCGGCTATCGCTTTCTTGCATTTAGTTCAGGTGCTTTAGGGACCACCTTTATCAGTGATTGGACACAGGAATTTGTTTTTACCTGGCCTCTGTGTCTGTTTATTGCACTGGAACCGGTTCTGGCGAGCGTTCAATTTCGCAATCTTAAGAAAACATCATTCTGGCGGGATCGTTTGCCGTTAATCTGCTTTCTGTTTGTCTTCGTGCTCTATTTTTTACTCTGCCGCCGACTTAGTCTTGTGTTTGAGTGGGCATTTCTCGCAGGGCCGATTGGTGCACTTCCCATTGGCTGGTGGGAGTGGCGGATAAACAGGAAGTCTGCCGGTAAGCTCTTGGCTTTTGTTACCTTAAAGCTGGTGACGTTTGCCTGCTTTTATGGAAGTGGTGTGATCGTCTTGGTGCTGAAATATTAG
- a CDS encoding AAA family ATPase, whose amino-acid sequence MKQTFVGKDEIIDLLGICLVARENLFLLGPPGTAKSALVQDLARRIEGNVFDYLLTRFTEPNEIFGPFDIRKLREGELITNTEGMLPEATFVFLDELLNANSAILNSLLMVLNERVFRRGRETRSLPTLMVVGASNHLPEDNALGALFDRFLVRVQCENVEPDQLSQVLTAGWKLDADKQAPLETMSIDDIRMMQLILDKADFSTVQSDYVALIHRMRRAGISVSDRRAVKLQRLLAASAILSGRLNVNRTDFWILRSIWHTEEQIEILASLVSDALEQASEEEKQTGHPRSRTTTIPDPELLVRDIDQLEQQCANDNLTEIEKTQFQDQVTLLASRCQWVESEQQKSFLEEKLEKLRDRLRILSE is encoded by the coding sequence ATGAAACAAACATTTGTCGGCAAAGACGAGATCATTGACCTGCTTGGAATCTGCCTGGTGGCCCGAGAAAACCTCTTCCTCCTGGGGCCACCCGGTACGGCCAAAAGTGCGCTGGTCCAGGATCTGGCGCGGCGGATTGAAGGCAATGTATTTGACTATCTGCTCACCCGATTTACCGAACCGAACGAAATATTTGGGCCGTTCGATATTCGAAAATTACGGGAAGGAGAATTGATCACCAATACGGAAGGCATGCTCCCGGAAGCTACATTTGTGTTTCTGGATGAACTCCTGAATGCCAACAGCGCGATCCTGAACAGCCTGCTGATGGTACTTAACGAGCGCGTCTTTCGTCGGGGTCGAGAAACCCGCTCTCTGCCCACATTGATGGTAGTCGGGGCGAGCAACCATCTCCCTGAAGATAACGCGCTGGGCGCACTCTTTGACCGGTTTCTAGTGCGCGTTCAATGTGAGAATGTCGAGCCAGATCAGCTGTCACAGGTTTTGACCGCCGGCTGGAAACTGGATGCCGACAAACAAGCGCCGCTTGAGACGATGTCGATTGATGACATCAGGATGATGCAGCTCATTCTCGACAAGGCTGACTTTTCCACGGTGCAATCAGATTATGTCGCTTTGATTCACCGGATGCGGAGAGCAGGCATTTCAGTCTCTGATCGCCGTGCCGTCAAACTGCAACGTCTGCTGGCGGCCAGCGCCATCCTTTCCGGACGCCTGAATGTGAACCGGACGGACTTCTGGATTCTGCGTTCGATCTGGCACACGGAAGAACAGATAGAAATTTTAGCATCCCTGGTTTCCGATGCACTGGAACAGGCAAGTGAAGAAGAAAAACAAACGGGACATCCTCGTTCTCGAACAACAACGATTCCCGATCCCGAATTGCTTGTCCGCGATATCGATCAATTGGAACAGCAATGCGCAAATGATAATTTGACCGAAATCGAAAAAACGCAATTCCAGGATCAAGTCACTCTGCTCGCTTCGCGATGTCAATGGGTGGAATCAGAACAACAGAAATCATTCCTGGAAGAAAAACTCGAAAAACTACGTGATCGCTTGCGCATCCTTTCTGAGTAA
- a CDS encoding YqaE/Pmp3 family membrane protein: MSTNLQTQAQPKSSTFADVLRIILAIILPPVGVLLQVGLGMHFWLNIVLTLCGYIPGLVHAVWVIAKK, encoded by the coding sequence ATGTCAACTAATTTACAGACTCAGGCACAGCCAAAGTCGTCAACTTTTGCAGATGTACTACGAATCATTCTGGCAATTATTCTGCCACCAGTCGGGGTGCTGTTACAAGTCGGCCTGGGTATGCACTTCTGGTTGAATATCGTGCTCACATTATGTGGATACATCCCAGGGCTGGTACATGCTGTCTGGGTGATTGCGAAGAAATAG